GACATAGTCGATGCTCTGAGAAGCCAGACAGCCGTTTTTAACCTGTTCTTCCTCTGAGCCAAAAACCGGGATTTTCGCGTCGTTAGCCGCTTTTAACACAGTGCTCAGATTATCGACAACATTGTTATCGGTAAAGTTGTTAATACAGTTGACACCCTTTGATACCAGTGTCTGTGCAGCCGCAGCAACCTCTGAAGCGTTGGTCACGCCCACAGCCTCTACCTCAAAACCGTAGTTCGGGGCAATCTGTTTGAATTTTTCCAAATGCGATACGGAGTTCGGCTCGCTGGTGGTGTACAGGATACCGATTTTCTTGGCGTCTGGCAGGAAAGAGCGGATCATTTTAATCTGGGCTTCCAGAGGCAGTACATCGGCTGTACCAGTGCAGTTGTCGCCTGGTTTTTCCATGGACTGGACGATCTTGGCAGATACCGGATCCGATACTGCGGTAAAGACCACTGGAATATCGCCGCCCTTTGTTGCAGCATAGGCAGACATTGCTGCTGGTGTGGCGATACCGGCGATCAGGTTATACTTTTTAGACACCATATTCTTCGCGGCCATGTCGGCATTGGCGACGTCACCCTGAGCATTCTGGAACTCGATGGTGAGGTTCTCGCCTTCCTTAAAGCCGCCTGCTTCCAGGCCCTGCTTAAAGCCCTCATAGCAATTATCAAGGGACGGGTGTGTGGCGTACTGGATGACCCCAACGGTGACCTTGCCGTCGTCTGACGCGCTGCCGCCGTTACTGCTGCATCCTGCTGTAAAGCCTGCTACCATCGCAATACTTACCACACCAACCATTACTTTTTTAAATAATTTATTCATTTCATTTTCCTCTTTCTGTTTTAATTCTCTTTTTTCCGTTTTTTATCTTTACCGTATTTTATATTGATTTTCCACCAGCCAACCATATGGCATCAACTCCTTACTCACTGCCAAATTCCCATGGAATTTGGACAAAACATCAAAAAAAGCCTGCCCCTTACACAAGGGACAAGCTCCATAAGCCTGCGGTACCACCCAAATTGACGATAAATCGCCCACTTAAGTCCGTATACTAACATACACGCTCCCTTTATAACGGGTGGAGATCCCGTCAGAGATACTCGGACCACTGTCCTTTTGCTCTGCCCTCATAAGCCCATTCAACGGACCGCACCTCACCGCTTTTCCACCGTCCGCGGCTCTCTATCCAGATGACATGCCTGTTTACTTACTCTTAATCACAGGTTTATTTTTTATTATGTTTCGTATTATAAGCTTGCCTGCGTCTTTTGTCAAGCTTTAAATTTTTTACCCTCCCGGAACAATAATAAACATCCCAGCTCAAAGGCTTGCGCTTCACTTCACTTGCCTCTATAATAAAAACAGAAAGGCAGAAGTTAAAATGATTATTCGAAATGCATGGGTCTACACGCCAGACCACCGCTTTTTAAAAAAAGACCTTATTTTTGACGGACTCTGTATCGGCAGCCGGACTGCTGATCCGGCTGAAATGGACGCCTCCGGCCTCTACGCCATTCCCGGGCTCACCGATATCCACCTCCACGGCTGTATGGGGCATGATTTCTGTGACGCCGCGGCGGATACCCTTAAGTCCATAGTGGCTTATCAGGCCCACAGCGGCGTGACAGGCTTTGTCCCTGCCTCCATGACCTTTTCTGAGAAAAGGCTGTCCGGCATTTTCGAAAACGCCGCCCGCCGGACGCAGGAAACTGGCGCCATGCTTTTGGGCGTCAATCTGGAAGGGCCTTTTCTCGCCGAAAAAAAGAAAGGCGCACAAAACGCCTGTTATCTTATGCCGCCAGATATCCCGATGTTCCGCCGGCTGAACGCCATTTCAGGCGGCCGTATCAAGCTGGTCACCCTGGCGCCTGAACTTCCCGGCGCTTCTGAGTTTATCACTGCCCTGAAAGATGAAACCATCATCTCACTCGGCCACACCGAGGCCGGTTTCG
The DNA window shown above is from Eubacterium limosum and carries:
- the nagA gene encoding N-acetylglucosamine-6-phosphate deacetylase, producing MIIRNAWVYTPDHRFLKKDLIFDGLCIGSRTADPAEMDASGLYAIPGLTDIHLHGCMGHDFCDAAADTLKSIVAYQAHSGVTGFVPASMTFSEKRLSGIFENAARRTQETGAMLLGVNLEGPFLAEKKKGAQNACYLMPPDIPMFRRLNAISGGRIKLVTLAPELPGASEFITALKDETIISLGHTEAGFETASKAFELGASHVTHLFNAMQLFNHREPGLVGAAFDHPGVTVELICDGVHVAPAMVRAAFRLFSAERIVLISDSMRATGLGDGDYTLGGQAVHVRGNRATLADGTLAGSVINLMDCLRNAVAFGIPLAEAVQAAAVNPAHVIGESDRLGSLEPGKLANVVLLDKSLNVVKVFVKGKSMV
- a CDS encoding ABC transporter substrate-binding protein, translating into MNKLFKKVMVGVVSIAMVAGFTAGCSSNGGSASDDGKVTVGVIQYATHPSLDNCYEGFKQGLEAGGFKEGENLTIEFQNAQGDVANADMAAKNMVSKKYNLIAGIATPAAMSAYAATKGGDIPVVFTAVSDPVSAKIVQSMEKPGDNCTGTADVLPLEAQIKMIRSFLPDAKKIGILYTTSEPNSVSHLEKFKQIAPNYGFEVEAVGVTNASEVAAAAQTLVSKGVNCINNFTDNNVVDNLSTVLKAANDAKIPVFGSEEEQVKNGCLASQSIDYVALGKQTGEMAAKILKGEEKASDMAVQEVTESSPVYNKEVLETLGLTLPQDLSTATAVSK